A single genomic interval of bacterium harbors:
- the acs gene encoding acetate--CoA ligase, producing the protein MSDPTTHATIDSVLREDRVFPPPEPFASEAYVPTRDHYDELYRQSVEDPTGFWGEQAARLSWSKPWERVLDWTPPFAKWFVGGQINLAENCLDRHLRGPRRNKAAIIFEGEPGDRRVLTYAMLHREVCRFANVLRSLGVVAGDRVGIYLPMIPEAAVAMLACARIGATHTVIFGGFSAEALRDRLNDAAAKVLVTADGGWRRGSVVPLKGNVDAALAEVPTVQDVVVVRRTGDAVPMHPGRDHWWHELMDGASADCPPVPLDSEHPLFILYTSGTTGKPKGVVHTTAGYLLHAACSSQWVFDLKEEDTYWCTADIGWVTGHSYVVYGILANGATTVMYEGAPNFPEPDRCWRVIDELGVTIFYTAPTAIRAFIKWGEEWPRKHSLASLRLLGSVGEPINPEAWMWYHRVIGKERCPIVDTWWQTETGGMMIAPMPGATPTKPGSATLPLPGIVCEIRSRDGQRLPANQGGYLVVTRPWPGMLRTVWGDPDRYVQQYWSQQPGVYFTGDGARRDADGYFWVMGRIDDVVNVSGHRLGTMEIESALVSHPAVAEAAAVGRPDELKGQAIAVFVTLEGGHKADKALEKALKEHVAKEIGAFARPDDLRFTDALPKTRSGKIMRRLLRDIAAGKETVGDTTTLEDYSVLAKLREEDE; encoded by the coding sequence ATGAGCGATCCGACGACCCACGCCACCATCGACTCCGTCCTCCGCGAGGATCGGGTCTTCCCACCGCCGGAGCCCTTCGCGAGCGAGGCGTACGTCCCGACCCGCGACCACTACGACGAGCTGTACCGGCAGTCGGTCGAGGATCCGACCGGCTTCTGGGGCGAGCAGGCGGCGCGCCTCAGCTGGTCGAAGCCGTGGGAGCGCGTCCTCGACTGGACGCCGCCGTTCGCGAAGTGGTTCGTCGGCGGCCAGATCAACCTGGCCGAGAACTGCCTCGACCGGCATCTGAGGGGCCCGCGCCGCAACAAGGCCGCGATCATCTTCGAGGGCGAGCCAGGCGATCGCCGCGTCCTCACCTACGCCATGCTGCACCGCGAGGTCTGCCGCTTCGCGAACGTGCTCCGCAGCCTCGGCGTGGTCGCCGGCGACCGCGTCGGCATCTACCTGCCGATGATCCCCGAGGCGGCGGTCGCGATGCTCGCCTGCGCGCGCATCGGCGCCACCCACACGGTGATCTTCGGCGGCTTCTCCGCCGAGGCGCTGCGCGACCGCCTGAACGACGCCGCGGCCAAGGTACTGGTCACGGCCGACGGCGGCTGGCGCCGCGGCAGCGTCGTACCGCTGAAGGGCAACGTCGACGCCGCGCTCGCCGAGGTGCCGACCGTGCAGGACGTCGTCGTCGTGCGCCGCACCGGCGACGCCGTACCGATGCACCCGGGACGCGACCACTGGTGGCACGAGCTCATGGACGGCGCCTCGGCCGACTGCCCGCCGGTGCCGCTCGACAGCGAGCACCCGCTCTTCATCCTCTACACCAGCGGCACCACCGGGAAGCCGAAGGGCGTCGTGCACACGACCGCCGGCTACCTCCTCCACGCCGCCTGCTCGTCGCAGTGGGTGTTCGACCTGAAGGAGGAGGACACCTACTGGTGCACCGCCGACATCGGCTGGGTGACGGGGCACAGCTACGTCGTCTACGGTATCCTCGCCAACGGCGCGACCACGGTGATGTACGAGGGCGCGCCGAACTTCCCCGAGCCCGACCGCTGCTGGCGCGTCATCGACGAGCTCGGCGTCACCATCTTCTACACCGCGCCCACCGCGATCCGCGCCTTCATCAAGTGGGGCGAGGAGTGGCCGCGCAAGCACTCGCTCGCGTCGCTGCGCCTTCTCGGCTCGGTCGGTGAGCCGATCAATCCCGAGGCGTGGATGTGGTACCACCGCGTCATCGGCAAGGAGCGCTGCCCGATCGTCGACACGTGGTGGCAGACGGAGACGGGCGGCATGATGATCGCGCCCATGCCCGGCGCGACGCCGACCAAGCCCGGCTCCGCGACGCTGCCGCTGCCGGGCATCGTGTGCGAGATCCGCAGCCGCGACGGCCAGCGCCTGCCCGCGAACCAGGGCGGCTACCTGGTCGTCACCCGCCCGTGGCCCGGCATGCTGCGCACGGTGTGGGGAGACCCCGATCGCTACGTGCAGCAGTACTGGAGCCAGCAGCCGGGCGTCTACTTCACCGGCGACGGCGCCCGCCGCGACGCCGACGGCTACTTCTGGGTGATGGGCCGCATCGACGACGTCGTCAACGTCTCCGGGCACCGGCTCGGCACGATGGAGATCGAGAGCGCGCTCGTGAGCCACCCCGCCGTCGCCGAGGCCGCGGCCGTCGGCCGGCCCGACGAGCTGAAGGGCCAGGCGATCGCGGTGTTCGTCACGCTCGAGGGCGGCCACAAGGCCGACAAGGCGCTCGAGAAGGCGCTGAAGGAGCACGTCGCCAAGGAGATCGGCGCTTTCGCGCGCCCGGACGACCTGCGCTTCACCGACGCGCTGCCGAAGACGCGCAGCGGCAAGATCATGCGCCGGCTGCTACGCGACATCGCCGCCGGCAAGGAGACGGTCGGGGACACCACCACGCTGGAGGACTACTCCGTCCTCGCCAAGCTGCGCGAGGAAGACGAGTAG